The following coding sequences are from one Paenibacillus sp. JDR-2 window:
- a CDS encoding carbohydrate ABC transporter permease, whose product MAAISDKNTAGSNPKNRLSAAASSGINIFFILYSALCVIPLLLLLSVSFSDEKSVLTHGYRFIPEKFNLAAYAFLYKDIGQIAYSYGISITVTVVGTALSMLIIALYAYPISRSQFPHARFFTFFVFFTMLFSGGLVPWYLVYVQMLNLKDTLWALIMPLLVSSFWVLIVRTFFKETIPAAVLESAKIDGAGELRIFIRIVLPLSMPVLATVALFQTLTYWNDWFLSLVFITNDHNISVQYLLYKMLANIQYLSSNPTAAAEIARAGGMFNFPSETVRMALVVVGIGPIVFAYPFFQKYFVRGLTVGAVKG is encoded by the coding sequence ATGGCTGCCATCTCCGACAAAAACACTGCGGGCTCAAATCCGAAAAACCGGTTGTCCGCCGCAGCTTCAAGCGGCATCAATATCTTCTTCATCCTCTATTCCGCCCTGTGCGTCATCCCGCTGCTGCTGCTGCTCTCCGTATCGTTTTCCGACGAGAAATCCGTCCTGACGCACGGCTACCGATTCATTCCGGAGAAGTTCAATCTGGCCGCCTATGCCTTCCTGTACAAGGACATAGGACAGATCGCTTATTCCTACGGAATCTCTATTACGGTTACGGTCGTCGGCACGGCGCTCAGCATGCTGATCATCGCGCTTTACGCCTATCCGATATCGCGCAGCCAATTTCCGCACGCCCGATTCTTCACCTTCTTTGTCTTCTTTACGATGCTCTTCTCCGGGGGGCTTGTTCCCTGGTATCTCGTCTACGTGCAGATGCTGAATCTGAAGGATACGCTCTGGGCTCTCATTATGCCGCTTCTGGTGTCCTCCTTCTGGGTTCTGATCGTTAGGACATTTTTCAAGGAGACCATACCCGCTGCGGTACTGGAGTCGGCGAAGATCGACGGAGCCGGCGAGCTTCGGATCTTCATCCGCATCGTTCTTCCGCTTTCCATGCCGGTGCTGGCGACGGTGGCGCTCTTCCAGACGCTGACGTATTGGAACGACTGGTTTCTAAGCCTCGTCTTCATCACCAACGATCACAACATCTCGGTCCAATATCTGCTCTATAAAATGCTTGCGAATATTCAGTATCTCTCCAGCAATCCGACGGCTGCGGCCGAGATTGCCAGGGCGGGCGGCATGTTCAACTTTCCCAGCGAAACCGTGCGGATGGCCCTCGTCGTGGTTGGTATCGGCCCGATCGTGTTCGCCTACCCGTTCTTCCAAAAATATTTCGTCCGCGGCCTGACGGTTGGCGCGGTGAAGGGCTAA
- a CDS encoding ABC transporter permease, translated as MAKAEAAALQATGAKTRKGTRKRTLTYLIRNYWMFYLMLLPGVLLLIFNNYIPMLGIVIAFKSVRFDIGILNSPWAGLTNFKFLFQSSDSYIIIRNTLLYNSAFIVLNLIFPLAFALMLNEMKNRFLSKLHQTIMFLPYFLSMTVIAYLVYGFMSDEHGYLNGTLLPALGLDSVRWYFTKEVWPFVLPLINTWKSMGYYTVVYMAAIIGIDDEYYEAATIDGASKWQQMTNITIPLIMPVITIMTLLQIGRIFNADFGLFFQVPRESGTLFPVTNVIDTYVYRTFLTVGDIGLSSAAGLFQSVVGFTLVFLSNWVVRRINSDNALF; from the coding sequence ATGGCTAAAGCGGAAGCGGCCGCGCTGCAAGCGACGGGAGCCAAGACGCGCAAGGGGACGCGCAAAAGGACGCTCACCTACCTGATCCGAAACTATTGGATGTTCTATTTGATGCTGCTTCCCGGGGTGCTGCTGCTCATTTTCAACAATTACATCCCTATGCTCGGTATTGTAATCGCATTCAAGTCGGTCCGGTTCGATATCGGTATTCTGAACAGCCCCTGGGCGGGCCTTACCAACTTCAAATTTCTGTTTCAATCCAGCGACTCGTACATTATCATCCGCAACACGCTACTGTACAATTCAGCGTTCATCGTACTTAATCTGATTTTCCCTCTGGCTTTCGCCCTTATGCTGAACGAGATGAAGAACCGTTTTCTATCCAAGCTGCATCAGACGATCATGTTCCTGCCGTACTTCCTCTCGATGACGGTTATCGCTTACCTGGTATACGGCTTCATGAGCGATGAGCACGGCTATCTGAATGGCACGCTTCTGCCCGCCCTCGGTCTCGACTCGGTCCGCTGGTACTTCACGAAGGAGGTATGGCCGTTCGTCCTGCCGCTCATCAATACATGGAAGAGCATGGGCTACTATACGGTTGTTTACATGGCGGCGATTATCGGCATCGACGACGAATATTACGAGGCGGCAACGATCGACGGAGCCAGCAAATGGCAGCAGATGACGAATATCACGATCCCTCTCATTATGCCGGTTATCACCATCATGACCCTGCTGCAAATCGGCCGGATATTCAACGCAGACTTCGGACTTTTCTTCCAGGTTCCGCGTGAATCCGGCACTTTGTTCCCCGTGACTAACGTCATCGACACTTACGTCTACCGTACGTTCCTTACCGTTGGCGACATCGGCCTCTCGTCTGCCGCCGGGCTGTTCCAATCCGTTGTAGGCTTCACGCTCGTCTTTCTATCCAACTGGGTCGTTCGCCGTATTAACAGCGACAACGCCCTATTCTAG
- a CDS encoding response regulator transcription factor, whose amino-acid sequence MTMYNLLVVDDEDIAIRGIVEGIDWSSLPLANIFTAYDAEEARQVFRGYPIHVLISDIDIPQENGITLLTWVNETSPQTETIFLTGHANFNFAQQAVQLGSFDYLLKPVDHDVLKSCVEKAVEAVRRREEEEAYLKTYAYYFDQWNRQLPLLVERLWQDVLGLRIPASADKLEPLFELYGIPLDIGKRVQPLLISVEQWTQEWSARDEEIMTYALKNAAADILLKDRSGHVIQDAGGILFALLYEPSGEDESTLEERCTEYIRKCSEYLYAVVSCYIGEAAPVASLRFGAQSLGELERSNVCQTGRVFRLSDYKREKKTITAQPNFQEWSALIEQGKTCELKRHIEDLFDRLKYGQVDHAYMVSYYFGLVHTVFQVLQRRSVPVETVYAEEEWHSGENAMKSLGAMKAWTIQFAAKASDCLVKQGKDVSNTIAKVQGYIEENLQHDLNREEIARHVYLNPAYLSRLFRKETGKSLTDYMVDRRMFRSIRELKLTNHKISDIAISVGYASFSHFSKQFKKSTGMTPQDYRKKYQNIR is encoded by the coding sequence ATGACGATGTACAACCTGCTTGTAGTGGACGACGAGGATATAGCGATCCGCGGTATTGTCGAGGGGATCGACTGGTCGTCCCTCCCCTTAGCGAATATTTTTACCGCTTACGATGCCGAGGAGGCGCGGCAGGTGTTCCGGGGGTACCCCATTCACGTCCTGATCTCCGATATCGACATCCCGCAGGAGAACGGCATCACTCTGCTCACCTGGGTCAACGAGACTTCGCCTCAAACGGAGACCATTTTCCTGACCGGCCACGCCAATTTCAATTTCGCTCAGCAGGCCGTCCAGCTCGGCAGCTTCGACTATCTGCTCAAGCCGGTCGATCATGACGTGCTGAAGAGCTGCGTGGAGAAAGCCGTCGAAGCGGTTCGCCGGCGCGAGGAGGAGGAGGCGTATCTCAAGACGTATGCCTACTATTTCGACCAGTGGAACCGCCAGCTTCCGCTGCTCGTCGAGCGCCTGTGGCAGGACGTTCTGGGACTGCGCATCCCAGCCTCAGCGGACAAGCTCGAGCCGCTGTTCGAGCTGTACGGCATTCCGCTTGATATCGGCAAGCGCGTGCAGCCGCTCCTGATCAGCGTGGAGCAGTGGACGCAAGAATGGAGCGCGCGCGACGAAGAAATTATGACCTACGCGCTGAAGAACGCCGCGGCGGACATTTTGCTGAAAGACCGCTCCGGCCACGTTATTCAAGACGCAGGCGGCATACTCTTCGCCCTCCTCTACGAGCCGTCGGGGGAAGACGAGAGTACCCTTGAGGAGCGGTGCACGGAATATATCCGCAAATGCTCGGAATACCTGTACGCCGTCGTTTCCTGCTACATTGGCGAGGCGGCTCCCGTCGCCTCGCTGCGGTTCGGGGCTCAGAGTCTCGGCGAGCTGGAGCGCTCCAATGTCTGCCAGACCGGCCGTGTATTCCGCTTATCGGACTATAAGCGGGAGAAGAAAACAATTACCGCCCAGCCGAATTTTCAGGAATGGTCGGCCCTCATCGAGCAGGGCAAGACGTGCGAGCTGAAGCGCCACATTGAGGATTTATTCGACCGCCTCAAGTATGGCCAGGTCGACCATGCCTATATGGTCAGCTACTATTTCGGGCTTGTCCACACGGTTTTTCAGGTGCTGCAGCGGCGCTCCGTACCCGTGGAAACGGTGTATGCGGAAGAGGAATGGCATAGCGGCGAGAACGCGATGAAGTCGCTCGGCGCGATGAAGGCTTGGACGATCCAGTTTGCCGCCAAAGCATCGGACTGCCTGGTTAAACAGGGAAAGGACGTGTCGAATACGATCGCCAAGGTACAGGGGTACATCGAGGAGAACCTGCAGCACGACCTGAACCGGGAGGAGATCGCGAGGCATGTCTATTTGAATCCCGCCTATCTGTCACGGCTTTTCCGCAAGGAGACGGGAAAGTCGCTTACCGACTATATGGTTGATCGGCGCATGTTTAGATCAATACGCGAGCTCAAGCTGACGAACCATAAAATCAGCGATATCGCGATATCTGTTGGATATGCGAGCTTCTCCCACTTCTCCAAGCAGTTCAAGAAATCGACAGGAATGACGCCGCAAGATTACCGCAAGAAATACCAGAATATTCGGTAA
- a CDS encoding sensor histidine kinase codes for MIISFFVVMIPGVLFFIGNNLYAKNVVRDKVTETYRNTLDIFADHTDRTLNDITNYLNKLGVYDTDVGVLNSFPPGSDNYVLTKIRIQLKINRDIGLYNMIDTIFLFNSNELILSTSSQNQYGILQNVLNDNVRRIVDESMPGRWLLWYDRRIEGGNFLVQVSEVPDTGLYVGAIIRMSEIANQLSIQWSHGDIGEAAIYRSDGTRLGGQRTDSHVQLNRTDLIRENAPYRFVKDGETGKRYLMMNRPSEVADMTTSILIPESYILQGLPYFQLLTYAMAVGVIFIFSLYLFFIRRTLFKPLQQLISGMKKISLGMLDVRLQTNNTLEFVFLANTFNNMAEQIKSLRIGMYEEQLRAQKIELKQLQAQINPHFYMNSLNIIYNFAALKDTDSVKKMALHLGDYFRFIMRANRELITLEEELKHIANYLEIQKFRFPHKLGSVYDIPGRMKGSLIPALSIQPFVENAIIHGFVNHRKPFEIRVRGELLEEEGAFMQITVEDNGGGFPGEVLQRLNEGQGLPSADSSRLGIVNVIQRLKLRYDAAARIDFRNTKGGGAAVTIRLPVSTEPELPEPKGE; via the coding sequence TTGATCATCAGCTTTTTCGTCGTTATGATCCCCGGCGTACTGTTCTTCATCGGCAATAATCTATACGCGAAAAACGTCGTCCGCGACAAGGTTACCGAGACCTACCGGAATACACTGGATATCTTCGCCGACCATACGGACCGGACGCTGAACGATATTACGAACTATTTAAACAAGCTTGGCGTCTACGATACCGACGTAGGCGTGCTTAATTCCTTCCCTCCGGGCAGCGACAACTACGTCCTGACCAAGATTCGCATCCAGCTTAAAATCAACCGCGACATCGGCTTATACAATATGATCGACACCATTTTTCTCTTTAATTCCAACGAACTCATCCTGAGCACCAGCTCCCAGAATCAGTACGGCATCCTCCAGAACGTCTTGAATGATAACGTCCGGCGCATCGTGGACGAGAGCATGCCAGGCCGCTGGCTGCTGTGGTACGACCGGAGAATCGAGGGCGGCAATTTTCTCGTGCAGGTAAGCGAGGTGCCTGATACCGGACTGTACGTCGGCGCGATTATCCGCATGTCGGAGATCGCTAATCAGCTGTCGATCCAATGGTCGCACGGCGATATCGGAGAAGCCGCCATCTACCGCTCGGACGGTACCCGTCTGGGTGGGCAGAGAACGGACAGCCATGTGCAATTGAATCGGACAGACCTGATTCGCGAGAACGCGCCGTACCGGTTCGTGAAAGACGGGGAGACCGGCAAGCGGTACCTGATGATGAACCGGCCCAGCGAGGTGGCCGACATGACGACCAGCATCCTTATTCCCGAGAGTTATATTTTGCAAGGTCTGCCCTATTTCCAATTGCTGACGTATGCGATGGCGGTCGGCGTCATCTTCATCTTCTCTCTCTACCTCTTCTTCATCCGACGCACGCTGTTCAAACCGCTGCAGCAGCTGATCAGCGGCATGAAGAAAATTTCGCTCGGCATGCTCGACGTTCGGCTGCAAACGAACAACACGCTGGAGTTCGTCTTTCTCGCGAACACCTTCAATAACATGGCGGAGCAGATCAAGAGCCTGCGGATCGGGATGTACGAGGAGCAGCTAAGGGCCCAGAAGATCGAGCTTAAGCAGCTGCAGGCGCAGATCAACCCGCATTTTTATATGAACAGCCTGAACATCATCTATAATTTCGCGGCACTGAAGGATACCGATTCGGTGAAAAAGATGGCGCTCCATCTGGGGGATTATTTCCGCTTCATCATGCGGGCCAACCGGGAGCTGATCACTCTTGAGGAGGAGCTGAAGCATATCGCGAACTATCTCGAGATCCAGAAGTTCCGCTTCCCGCACAAACTTGGCAGCGTATACGACATTCCGGGCCGCATGAAGGGCAGTCTGATACCTGCCCTGTCGATCCAGCCGTTCGTGGAAAATGCGATTATCCACGGCTTCGTCAATCATCGCAAGCCTTTTGAAATCAGGGTCCGCGGCGAGCTGCTCGAGGAGGAGGGGGCATTTATGCAGATTACCGTGGAGGACAACGGTGGCGGCTTTCCCGGGGAGGTGCTGCAGCGGCTGAACGAGGGACAAGGTCTCCCTTCCGCGGATTCGAGCCGGCTCGGCATTGTAAACGTCATCCAACGGCTCAAGCTGAGGTACGACGCTGCCGCCCGCATCGATTTCCGAAATACAAAGGGCGGCGGAGCGGCCGTCACGATCAGGCTGCCGGTATCGACAGAGCCCGAGCTTCCGGAACCGAAAGGAGAATGA
- a CDS encoding GxGYxYP domain-containing protein has protein sequence MKGKGKIIIISLAVILVAAVSSYLAWPEKKEGVSWPSKQALPTFQAPAETLDLIYTTDSYYYQAENEAFGHGTGKADGDGWVAEAGSDAAGKAILDVTGRKEIPAGEIKAAFNMQVDNFADEDGVVASLEVRDQTADAVLASTEVRNWDFRLPNASQSFELSFNAPGDGHELEFKVLWTGKSTMKLFDVGVFWPLRKDENLLFTSLKGVVNQTKPRIYSYTDNVRGSTGTALLDDLGLKYAEVKDNWELLNKYRSELKGLIVYDDQQPDTINLATTIAGLKNAIVAPPSLVDKLTGAPYNLPVIEDLRGKFSSKLEVYGYLYDHYWKQTTHKAIVGLDPGIQSYLRDYAMGMDAAVVWLNPADEGESTLLDKFLQDMPYGTGLYLGWWPDEGMGVKKTSDYGLATVASDFSSNLSVLSGTSRSITMPKAPEKPKLENKVYVSFIMSDGDNLQYMEHAFWNVWNTPNRGEVPLGWTISPLMVDTMPGLLDYLYKNATPNDAFVSGPSGVGYTYPNFWEKEDGLDRFIERTNDYMKQAGLNVLTVWNYVKGEIKPEVAEKLAKHAPSLLGFTSQFGTGTIGVYGNSMPGQELNVAYGSAESDLTNGIADGIKKWDGKSPSFVSIQANPWQVSYQNFINAMNQYKDNADVVFVRPDVYFQLMRESKGLPVTP, from the coding sequence GTGAAGGGCAAAGGTAAAATCATTATCATCTCTTTGGCCGTTATCCTCGTTGCCGCCGTATCCTCGTATCTGGCATGGCCGGAGAAGAAGGAAGGGGTCAGTTGGCCAAGCAAGCAGGCTTTGCCGACGTTTCAAGCCCCGGCCGAAACACTTGATCTCATCTATACGACAGACAGCTATTACTATCAGGCCGAGAACGAAGCGTTTGGGCATGGCACGGGCAAAGCGGACGGAGACGGCTGGGTGGCGGAAGCGGGAAGCGACGCTGCCGGCAAGGCGATTCTGGACGTAACGGGGCGCAAGGAAATACCGGCGGGAGAAATAAAAGCCGCGTTTAATATGCAGGTCGACAATTTTGCGGATGAGGACGGCGTTGTGGCTTCTCTTGAGGTTCGGGACCAGACGGCGGATGCCGTTCTTGCTTCGACGGAAGTCCGCAACTGGGATTTCCGGCTGCCGAATGCGTCGCAAAGCTTTGAGCTTTCTTTTAACGCGCCGGGAGATGGGCATGAGCTGGAATTCAAGGTGTTATGGACCGGCAAATCTACGATGAAGCTGTTTGATGTTGGCGTATTCTGGCCGCTCCGCAAAGACGAGAACTTATTGTTCACCTCTTTGAAGGGCGTCGTGAATCAGACCAAGCCTCGCATTTATTCGTATACGGACAATGTTCGGGGCTCTACAGGTACCGCCTTGCTGGATGACTTGGGACTGAAATATGCCGAGGTGAAGGATAACTGGGAGCTGCTGAACAAATACCGGTCCGAGCTGAAGGGCCTCATCGTCTACGATGATCAGCAGCCGGATACGATTAATTTGGCAACTACGATTGCAGGATTGAAAAACGCGATTGTTGCTCCGCCATCCCTCGTGGATAAGCTGACAGGCGCGCCTTACAACCTGCCGGTCATCGAGGACCTGCGCGGCAAATTCAGCTCCAAGCTGGAGGTCTACGGTTATCTGTATGACCACTATTGGAAGCAAACGACGCATAAAGCGATTGTTGGCCTGGATCCGGGCATTCAATCCTATCTTCGCGACTATGCAATGGGAATGGACGCCGCCGTGGTCTGGCTGAATCCGGCGGATGAAGGGGAGTCGACGCTGCTGGATAAGTTCCTGCAGGATATGCCTTACGGTACGGGACTCTATCTCGGCTGGTGGCCGGATGAAGGGATGGGCGTCAAGAAGACGTCGGATTACGGGCTTGCGACGGTTGCCAGCGATTTCTCCTCGAACCTTAGCGTGCTGAGCGGTACCTCGCGGTCGATTACGATGCCGAAGGCGCCGGAGAAGCCGAAGCTCGAGAATAAAGTGTACGTCTCGTTTATTATGAGCGACGGCGACAACCTGCAGTATATGGAGCATGCCTTCTGGAACGTATGGAATACGCCTAACCGCGGAGAGGTGCCGCTTGGCTGGACGATCTCGCCGCTGATGGTCGATACGATGCCGGGACTGCTCGATTATTTGTACAAGAATGCTACGCCTAATGATGCTTTTGTTTCCGGTCCATCCGGCGTGGGTTACACGTATCCGAACTTCTGGGAGAAGGAAGATGGACTTGACCGCTTTATCGAGCGTACGAACGATTATATGAAGCAGGCGGGTCTAAACGTTCTGACGGTGTGGAATTACGTGAAGGGCGAGATTAAGCCGGAGGTAGCCGAAAAGCTCGCCAAGCATGCTCCGTCGCTGCTCGGATTTACTTCGCAGTTCGGTACCGGTACGATCGGGGTCTACGGCAACTCGATGCCGGGCCAGGAGTTAAACGTCGCCTACGGCAGTGCGGAGAGCGACTTGACGAACGGCATTGCCGACGGTATTAAGAAGTGGGACGGCAAGTCGCCATCCTTTGTCTCCATTCAGGCCAACCCTTGGCAGGTCAGCTATCAGAACTTTATCAACGCTATGAATCAATACAAGGATAACGCTGACGTTGTCTTCGTCCGGCCGGATGTTTACTTCCAGCTGATGAGGGAGAGCAAGGGTCTGCCGGTGACGCCTTGA
- a CDS encoding alpha-mannosidase, which translates to MPYETKRIKLQKAKDLLPRIREAIYQPVSALKVTAWVTKEPVPYAERTSGELVELTPGAKWGNLWDCAWFRFEGIVPEAVSGKKAVMLIDVNGELCLVDKEGSPMQGLTNINSEFDFSLGLPGKRVVDLGYEAAGRQIDLWADAGCNDLFGRYRSGTLKEADIAICYEEIRQLYYDYEVLIELAEHTPENGARRERLIQSLYDAAHKLQVINEETARQAREILSKELAKKGGDPVVTVSAIGHAHIDLAWLWPIRETIRKGARTFSTVLANMEKYPDYVFGASQPQLYQWMKEYYPKLYDRIKQRIEEGRWEVQGAMWVEPDTNISGGEALVRQILYGKRFFQEEFGQEMKVLWLPDVFGYAASLPQLLRKSGVDYMMTQKLSWNVYNTHPHHSFEWEGIDGSKVLAHLPPEDTYNSPGAPRSLAKIENSYLDRNVSEHALMLFGIGDGGGGPGEEHLERLSREHNLLGLPPVVQESSLSFFHKLEEERACFQTYRGELYLEKHQGTLTSQARNKWYNRKMEKSLRELEFAASLLLAMGENAYPSEELEVIWKETLLYQFHDILPGSSITRVFEESLERYAAMHVRTRELIAQTYARAAELAGAREGQAVVFNSLPWEREEVVEHKGSLYAVKVPAMGFASLAEAELRQEQTEQSGLSAGEQLLENKNLRISFGQDGSIESMYDKAAGREAIMPGQKANVLTVYHDRGDAWDFPRDYRETVAGCMKLEDSSFSVEQGQAVLEQHYRFGESTLVQRIVLDEEATAVRFESKADWKESEKMLRVSFPVQVMSDHVNCEIQFGYLKRPTTRNTMIEFVRDEICAHQYIDLSQPDYGVALLSDSKYGYSAERNVLDINLLRSPSYPDPVADRAEHQFVYAVYPHRGDFIQAEVYRKGYELNTPLTVAEPSQASSAAGRTASFASLVQVNHPHVMIEAVKKAEDSDDLIIRLYEASGTFAETSVGFGIPVSLVEEVDLMENTIGEAGAKLSFQPFEIKSLRVKL; encoded by the coding sequence ATGCCATACGAAACGAAACGAATCAAGCTGCAGAAAGCGAAGGATCTCCTTCCTCGCATACGCGAAGCGATCTACCAACCCGTCTCCGCGCTGAAAGTAACAGCCTGGGTAACGAAGGAGCCGGTGCCTTACGCGGAGCGGACTTCCGGAGAGCTTGTCGAGCTTACGCCCGGCGCGAAATGGGGCAATCTGTGGGATTGCGCCTGGTTCCGGTTTGAAGGAATTGTCCCGGAAGCCGTTAGCGGGAAAAAAGCCGTCATGCTGATCGACGTCAACGGCGAGTTATGCCTCGTAGATAAAGAAGGCTCGCCGATGCAGGGTCTTACCAACATCAACTCCGAATTCGATTTCAGCCTTGGCCTGCCGGGCAAACGCGTCGTTGATCTTGGTTACGAAGCCGCAGGCCGGCAGATTGATCTGTGGGCGGATGCCGGCTGTAACGACCTGTTTGGCAGATATCGCAGCGGTACCTTGAAGGAAGCCGATATCGCGATCTGTTACGAAGAAATCCGTCAGCTGTATTACGATTACGAAGTGCTTATCGAGCTCGCCGAGCATACGCCGGAGAACGGTGCCAGAAGAGAACGCTTGATTCAAAGCCTCTATGACGCTGCGCACAAGCTGCAAGTGATTAATGAGGAGACAGCTCGGCAGGCGAGAGAAATTTTGTCCAAGGAGCTTGCGAAAAAAGGCGGCGATCCCGTTGTGACGGTCAGCGCGATTGGGCATGCGCATATCGACCTTGCGTGGCTGTGGCCAATCCGCGAGACGATTCGGAAGGGCGCACGCACTTTCTCTACCGTTCTTGCGAACATGGAGAAATATCCGGATTACGTATTTGGCGCAAGCCAGCCGCAACTCTATCAATGGATGAAAGAGTACTATCCGAAGCTGTACGACCGGATCAAGCAGCGTATTGAGGAAGGACGCTGGGAAGTACAAGGCGCGATGTGGGTAGAGCCGGATACGAATATTTCCGGAGGCGAAGCATTGGTTCGTCAGATCCTGTACGGCAAACGATTCTTCCAGGAGGAATTCGGACAGGAGATGAAGGTGCTGTGGCTTCCGGACGTATTTGGCTATGCGGCCAGCTTGCCGCAGTTGCTCAGAAAGTCGGGCGTCGATTATATGATGACCCAGAAACTGTCGTGGAACGTATACAATACGCATCCGCATCACAGCTTTGAATGGGAGGGTATTGACGGAAGCAAGGTGCTGGCGCATCTTCCGCCGGAGGATACGTACAACAGCCCGGGCGCGCCAAGATCGCTCGCCAAGATTGAGAACAGCTATCTGGACCGCAACGTATCCGAGCATGCCTTGATGCTGTTCGGGATCGGCGACGGCGGCGGGGGACCGGGCGAGGAGCATCTGGAACGTCTGTCGCGCGAACATAATCTTCTGGGACTGCCGCCGGTTGTTCAAGAGTCTTCCTTATCCTTCTTCCATAAGCTTGAGGAAGAGAGAGCGTGCTTCCAGACGTACCGCGGTGAGCTCTACCTGGAGAAGCATCAAGGTACGCTGACATCGCAGGCCCGGAACAAATGGTATAACCGCAAGATGGAGAAATCGCTCCGCGAGCTTGAATTCGCGGCTTCCCTATTGCTCGCAATGGGAGAGAATGCGTACCCGTCCGAGGAGCTTGAAGTGATCTGGAAGGAAACGCTGCTCTATCAGTTCCATGATATTTTGCCGGGCTCTTCGATTACTCGCGTCTTTGAAGAATCGCTGGAGCGATATGCCGCGATGCACGTCCGCACGCGGGAGCTTATCGCGCAAACCTATGCCAGAGCTGCGGAGCTCGCGGGTGCCCGTGAAGGCCAGGCGGTTGTCTTTAACTCTTTGCCGTGGGAACGCGAGGAGGTTGTCGAGCATAAGGGCAGCCTTTATGCCGTTAAAGTGCCGGCAATGGGCTTTGCGTCTCTTGCAGAGGCGGAGCTTCGCCAGGAGCAGACGGAACAATCCGGACTGAGCGCAGGCGAGCAGCTTCTTGAGAACAAGAATCTGCGAATTAGCTTTGGACAGGACGGAAGCATCGAGTCAATGTACGACAAAGCAGCAGGCCGGGAAGCGATTATGCCGGGCCAGAAAGCCAATGTGCTGACCGTGTATCACGACAGAGGCGATGCCTGGGATTTCCCGCGGGATTACCGGGAGACGGTGGCAGGCTGCATGAAGCTTGAAGATAGCTCCTTCTCGGTTGAGCAAGGCCAGGCGGTGCTGGAACAGCATTACCGGTTCGGCGAATCCACGCTGGTACAGCGGATTGTGCTGGATGAAGAAGCAACCGCCGTAAGATTTGAATCCAAGGCGGATTGGAAGGAATCGGAGAAGATGCTTCGCGTCTCCTTCCCGGTTCAGGTCATGTCCGACCATGTGAATTGCGAGATTCAATTTGGCTATTTGAAGCGTCCGACAACAAGGAACACGATGATCGAATTTGTCCGCGATGAAATATGCGCGCATCAATATATCGACCTGTCGCAGCCGGACTACGGCGTAGCTCTGCTCAGCGACAGTAAATACGGGTACAGCGCGGAACGGAACGTGCTCGACATCAATCTGCTTCGCAGCCCAAGCTATCCGGATCCGGTTGCCGACCGCGCGGAACATCAATTCGTCTATGCGGTTTATCCGCACCGCGGAGACTTTATCCAGGCGGAGGTATACCGCAAAGGGTATGAGCTGAATACGCCGCTGACGGTTGCCGAGCCTTCCCAGGCGTCTTCGGCCGCAGGACGTACGGCTTCGTTTGCCTCTCTGGTTCAGGTGAATCATCCGCATGTGATGATCGAAGCGGTGAAGAAAGCCGAGGACTCGGATGATCTTATTATCCGTCTGTACGAAGCATCCGGAACGTTTGCCGAAACATCGGTTGGTTTCGGGATTCCGGTCTCGCTCGTCGAGGAAGTGGATCTAATGGAAAACACGATCGGCGAGGCTGGAGCGAAGCTGTCGTTCCAACCATTCGAGATCAAGTCGCTTCGCGTGAAGCTCTAG